Proteins found in one Apostichopus japonicus isolate 1M-3 chromosome 16, ASM3797524v1, whole genome shotgun sequence genomic segment:
- the LOC139982216 gene encoding tRNA (cytosine(38)-C(5))-methyltransferase-like, with protein MAAPVEQLRVVEFYSGVGGMHYALILSEIPFTVVAAVDINEVANKVYKHNFPDINQLQRNIQSVSLKDFIKWDADVFLMSPPCQPFTRVGLKGDKSDPRTSSFLYLLQTLPQLTKKPGYILVENVKGFESSDTRNELVDVLKKCHYSYKEFLISPTDLGVPNQRLRYFLLAKQQPLIFKETTLTNEENTLLNHQILSENVCCHSNLDKNNLQEVESTPGRTDTSDINDRSKSEADIQNTSESMSISNLESQRDIGSKTEDKISPKERNIKEYLEALSQESFEDYAVPDKTLLRFGQVMDIVREEDERTCCFTKAYGHYVEGTGSFFQRNNSLTKQWAFEDRLDSNVTLLRLQQLSLRYFTPREVANFHCFPKEFSFPSELSRKQQYRVLGNSLNAHVVSVLLRYLVK; from the exons TCAGTGAAATACCGTTCACTGTAGTTGCTGCTGTAGACATCAACGAGGTGGCGAATAAAGTTTACAAACATAACTTCCCAGATATCAACCAACTCCAACGGAATATACAG tCTGTTTCCTTAAAGGATTTCATTAAGTGGGATGCTGATGTTTTTCTAATGAGTCCTCCTTGCCAACCATTTACAAG GGTTGGTCTTAAAGGAGATAAAAGTGACCCCAGGACATCCAGTTTTCTTTATCTACTCCAAACATTACCTCA ATTGACAAAGAAGCCTGGATATATTCTCGTAGAAAATGTGAAAGGATTTGAAAGTTCTGATACCAG AAATGAGTTGGTTGACGTTTTGAAGAAGTGTCATTATTCATACAAG GAATTCTTAATTTCGCCGACAGATTTAGGGGTTCCCAATCAGAGACTTCGTTACTTTTTACTCGCTAAACAGCAACCTCTGATATTCAAGGAAACGACTTTGACGAATGAAGAAAATACTTTACTCAATCACCAGATTCTGTCAGAAAAtgtatgttgccatagtaactTAGATAAGAATAATTTGCAAGAAGTTGAAAGTACACCAGGAAGGACAGATACAAGTGATATCAATGATAGGAGTAAATCTGAAGCAGATATCCAAAATACTTCAGAATCAATGAGTATATCAAATCTAGAATCTCAGAGGGACATAGGTAGCAAAACAGAAGATAAGATATCACCTAAAGAGAGAAATATCAAGGAATATTTAGAGGCACTTTCACAAGAAAGTTTTGAAGACTATGCCGTTCCAGATAAGACATTGTTAAGATTTGGACAAGTGATGGATATCGTTCGAGAGGAAGATGAAAGAACTTGCTGTTTTACGAAGGC GTATGGACACTATGTGGAGGGTACTGGTTCTTTTTTTCAACGTAACAACTCACTAACG AAACAATGGGCGTTTGAAGACAGACTTGACTCTAATGTGACCTTACTTCGCCTCCAACAGCTCAGCTTGAGATATTTCACACCGAGGGAAGTTGCCAACTTTCACTGTTTTCCAAAAGAATTTA gtTTTCCATCTGAACTCAGTCGCAAACAACAGTATCGAGTCCTTGGGAATAGTTTGAATGCACATGTGGTCTCAGTTTTATTGAGGTATCTTGTCAAGTGA